A window from Acinonyx jubatus isolate Ajub_Pintada_27869175 chromosome E1, VMU_Ajub_asm_v1.0, whole genome shotgun sequence encodes these proteins:
- the CHD3 gene encoding chromodomain-helicase-DNA-binding protein 3 isoform X13, producing the protein MASPLRDEEEEEEEMVVSEEEEEEEEEGDEEEEEVEAADEDYEEDDDEGVLGRGPGHDRGRDRHSPPGCHLFPPPPPPPPLPPPPPPPPPPPDKDDLRLLPSALGVKKRKRGPKKQKENKPGKPRKRKKLDSEEEFGSERDEYREKSESGGSEYGTGPGRKRRRKHREKKEKKTKRRKKGEGDGGQKQVEQKSSATLLLTWGLEDVEHVFSEEDYHTLTNYKAFSQFMRPLIAKKNPKIPMSKMMTILGAKWREFSANNPFKGSAAAVAAAAAAAAAAVAEQVSAAVSSTAPVAPSGPPTLPAPPSADTQPPPIRRAKTKEGKGPGHKRRSKSPRVPDGRKKLRGKKMAPLKIKLGLLGGKRKKGGSYVFQSDEGPEPEAEESDLDSGSVHSASGRPDGPVRTKKLKRGRPGRKKKKVLGCPAVAGEDEVDGYETDHQDYCEVCQQGGEIILCDTCPRAYHLVCLDPELDRAPEGKWSCPHCEKEGVQWEAKEEEEEYEEEGEEEGEKEEEDDHMEYCRVCKDGGELLCCDACISSYHIHCLNPPLPDIPNGEWLCPRCTCPVLKGRVQKILHWRWGEPPVSVPAPQQADGNPDAPPPRPLQGRSEREFFVKWVGLSYWHCSWAKELQLEIFHLVMYRNYQRKNDMDEPPPLDYGSGEDDGKSDKRKVKDPHYAEMEEKYYRFGIKPEWMTVHRIINHSVDKKGNYHYLVKWRDLPYDQSTWEEDEMNIPEYEEHKQSYWRHRELIMGEDPAQPRKYKKKKKELQGDGPPSSPTNDPTVKYETQPRFITATGGTLHMYQLEGLNWLRFSWAQGTDTILADEMGLGKTIQTIVFLYSLYKEGHTKGPFLVSAPLSTIINWEREFQMWAPKFYVVTYTGDKDSRAIIRENEFSFEDNAIKGGKKAFKMKREAQVKFHVLLTSYELITIDQAALGSIRWACLVVDEAHRLKNNQSKFFRVLNGYKIDHKLLLTGTPLQNNLEELFHLLNFLTPERFNNLEGFLEEFADISKEDQIKKLHDLLGPHMLRRLKADVFKNMPAKTELIVRVELSPMQKKYYKYILTRNFEALNSRGGGNQVSLLNIMMDLKKCCNHPYLFPVAAMESPKLPSGAYEGGALIKASGKLMLLQKMLRKLKEQGHRVLIFSQMTKMLDLLEDFLDYEGYKYERIDGGITGALRQEAIDRFNAPGAQQFCFLLSTRAGGLGINLATADTVIIFDSDWNPHNDIQAFSRAHRIGQANKVMIYRFVTRASVEERITQVAKRKMMLTHLVVRPGLGSKAGSMSKQELDDILKFGTEELFKDENEGENKEEDSSVIHYDNEAIARLLDRNQDATEDTDVQNMNEYLSSFKVAQYVVREEDKIEEIEREIIKQEENVDPDYWEKLLRHHYEQQQEDLARNLGKGKRVRKQVNYNDAAQEDQDNQSEYSVGSEEEDEDFDERPEGRRQSKRQLRNEKDKPLPPLLARVGGNIEVLGFNTRQRKAFLNAVMRWGMPPQDAFTTQWLVRDLRGKTEKEFKAYVSLFMRHLCEPGADGSETFADGVPREGLSRQQVLTRIGVMSLVKKKVQEFEHINGRWSMPELMPDPSADSKRSSRASSPTKTSPTTPEASATNSPCTSKPATPAPSEKGDGVRTPLEKDEAENQEEKPERKIEKMETEADAPSPAPSLGERLEPRKIPLEEEVSGIAGEMEPEPGYRGDREKSEDVKGDRELRPGPPRDEPRSNGRREEKAEKPRFMFNIADGGFTELHTLWQNEERAAISSGRLNEIWHRRHDYWLLAGIVLHGYARWQDIQNDAQFAIINEPFKTEANKGNFLEMKNKFLARRFKLLEQALVIEEQLRRAAYLNLSQEPAHPAMALHARFAEAECLAESHQHLSKESLAGNKPANAVLHKVLNQLEELLSDMKADVTRLPATLSRIPPIAARLQMSERSILSRLASKGTEPHPTPAFPPGPYATPPGYGAAFSAAPVGALAAAGANYSQMPAGSFITAATNGPPVLVKKEKEMVGALVSDGLDRKEPRAGEVICIDD; encoded by the exons CAGGTAGAACAGAAGTCGTCAGCGACTCTGCTGCTGACCTGGGGCCTGGAGGATGTGGAGCACGTGTTCTCCGAGGAGGATTACCACACGCTCACCAACTACAAAGCCTTCAGCCAGTTCATGAG GCCCCTGATTGCGAAGAAGAATCCTAAGATCCCGATGTCTAAGATGATGACCATCCTTGGGGCCAAGTGGAGAGAGTTCAGTGCCAACAACCCCTTCAAGGGGTCGGCAGCTGCCgtggcggcggccgcggcggcggcggccgcagcTGTGGCTGAGCAGGTGTCAGCTGCCGTCTCATCGACCGCCCCTGTAGCACCTTCCGGACCCCCCACCCTTCCAGCACCTCCTTCTGCTGAtacccagcccccacccatcCGAAGAGCCAAAACCAAAGAGGGCAAAG GTCCAGGCCATAAAAGGCGGAGTAAGAGCCCCCGAGTGCCCGACGGACGCAAGAAGCTTCGGGGAAAGAAGATGGCGCCACTCAAAATCAAACTAGGGCTGCTGGGTGGCAAGCGGAAGAAGGGAGGCTCG TATGTCTTTCAGAGCGACGAGGGCCCCGAACCCGAGGCTGAGGAGTCAGACCTGGACAGCGGCAGCGTCCACAGCGCCTCGGGCCGGCCTGATGGCCCTGTCCGCACCAAGAAGCTAAAGAGAGGCCGgccagggaggaagaagaagaagg TCCTGGGCTGTCCCGCAGTGGCCGGGGAGGACGAGGTTGACGGCTACGAGACGGACCACCAGGATTACTGTGAGGTGTGCCAGCAGGGCGGGGAAATCATTCTGTGCGACACCTGCCCTCGTGCCTACCACCTCGTCTGCCTTGATCCTGAGCTTGACCGGGCTCCTGAGGGCAAATGGAGCTGCCCCCACTGC GAGAAGGAGGGGGTCCAGTGGGaggccaaggaggaggaggaggagtacgaggaggagggagaggaggaaggggagaaggaggaggaggacgaccaCATGGAGTACTGTCGCGTGTGCAAGGATGGCGGCGAGCTCCTGTGCTGTGACGCTTGCATTTCTTCCTACCACATCCACTGTCTGAACCCGCCCCTGCCTGACATCCCCAACGGTGAATGGCTGTGTCCCCGATGCACA TGCCCCGTGCTGAAAGGCCGCGTGCAGAAGATCCTGCATTGGCGGTGGGGGGAGCCACCCGTGTCAGTGCCGGCGCCCCAACAGGCGGATGGGAACCCGGatgccccacccccccgcccccttcaaGGCCGATCCGAGCGAGAGTTCTTTGTCAAGTGGGTGGGACTGTCCTACTGGCACTGCTCCTGGGCCAAGGAGCTTCAG TTGGAAATCTTCCACTTGGTGATGTACCGGAACTACCAGCGGAAGAACGACATGGACGAGCCCCCGCCGCTGGACTATGGCTCTGGCGAGGACGACGGGAAGAGTGACAAGCGCAAGGTGAAGGACCCACACTACGCGGAGATGGAGGAAAAGTACTATCGCTTTGGTATCAAGCCGGAGTGGATGACCGTCCACCGCATCATCAACCACAG TGTGGATAAAAAGGGGAATTACCACTATCTGGTGAAATGGAGAGACCTGCCGTACGACCAGTCCACGTGGGAGGAAGATGAAATGAACATCCCTGAATACGAGGAGCATAAGCAGAGCTACTGGCGACACCG AGAACTAATTATGGGGGAGGACCCGGCCCAGCCCCGCAAgtacaagaagaagaagaaggagctGCAGGGCGACGGGCCTCCCAGCTCTCCTACGAATGAC CCCACGGTGAAATACGAGACTCAGCCACGGTTTATCACGGCCACGGGAGGCACGCTGCACATGTATCAGCTGGAGGGCTTGAACTGGCTGCGCTTCTCGTGGGCTCAGGGCACCGACACCATCCTGGCTGATGAGATGGGGCTGGGCAAGACCATACAGACCATTGTCTTCCTCTACTCGCTCTATAAGGAG GGCCACACGAAGGGTCCCTTCTTGGTGAGCGCCCCACTCTCCACCATCATTAACTGGGAGCGGGAGTTCCAGATGTGGGCACCCAAGTTCTACGTGGTGACCTACACGGGGGACAAGGACAGCCGGGCCATCATTCGGGAGAACGAGTTTTCCTTCGAAGACAACGCCATCAAAGGTGGCAAGAAAGCTTTTAAGATGAAG AGGGAGGCCCAGGTGAAGTTCCATGTGCTCCTGACATCGTACGAGCTGATCACCATTGATCAGGCAGCACTCGGTTCCATCCGCTGGGCCTGCCTTGTGGTGGATGAAGCCCATCGGCTCAAGAATAACCAGTCCAAG TTTTTCAGGGTCCTCAATGGCTACAAGATAGATCATAAGTTGCTGCTGACAGGGACTCCATTGCAGAATAATCTGGAGGAGCTTTTCCATCTGCTTAACTTCCTCACCCCCGAGAGGTTTAA CAATctggaaggcttcttggaggagttTGCTGACATATCCAAAGAAGACCAGATTAAGAAACTGCATGATTTGCTTGGGCCGCACATGCTGCGGAGGCTCAAGGCCGATGTCTTTAAGAACATGCCAGCCAAGACAGAGCTCATTGTTCGGGTGGAGCTGAGCCCCATGCAGAA GAAATACTACAAGTACATCCTGACTCGGAACTTTGAGGCCTTGAATTCACGAGGTGGTGGGAACCAGGTGTCGCTGCTCAACATCATGATGGACCTTAAGAAGTGCTGCAACCATCCCTACCTCTTTCCTGTGGCTGCTATG GAGTCCCCCAAACTGCCCAGTGGGGCTTATGAGGGTGGGGCACTTATTAAGGCATCTGGGAAGCTTATGCTGCTGCAGAAGATGCTGCGAAAGCTGAAGGAGCAAGGACACCGAGTGCTCATCTTCTCGCAG ATGACCAAGATGTTGGACCTGCTAGAGGACTTCTTAGACTACGAAGGCTACAAGTACGAGCGCATCGACGGCGGCATCACtggggccctgaggcaggaggccATCGATCGCTTCAATG ctcctggcGCCCAGCAGTTCTGCTTCCTACTGTCCACCCGGGCCGGGGGCCTGGGCATCAATCTGGCCACTGCCGACACTGTCATCATCTTCGATTCCGACTGGAACCCTCATAACGACATCCAG GCCTTCAGCCGTGCTCACCGGATCGGCCAGGCCAACAAAGTGATGATTTACCGGTTTGTGACTCGAGCGTCCGTGGAGGAGCGCATCACACAGGTGGCCAAGAGGAAGATGATGCTCACCCACCTGGTGGTGCGGCCTGGGCTGGGCTCCAAGGCGGGCTCCATGTCCAAGCAGGAGCTGGACGACATCCTCAAGTTCGGCACCGAGGAGCTGTTCAAGGATGAGAACGAGG GGGAGAACAAGGAGGAGGACAGCAGCGTGATTCACTACGACAATGAGGCCATTGCGCGGCTGTTGGACCGGAACCAGGATGCGACAGAGGACACCGACGTGCAGAACATGAACGAGTATCTGAGCTCCTTCAAGGTGGCGCAGTACGTGGTGCGGGAGGAGGACAAG ATTGAGGAGATCGAACGAGAGATCATTAAGCAGGAGGAGAACGTGGACCCCGACTACTGGGAGAAGCTGCTGAGGCATCACTACGAGCAACAGCAGGAAGACCTGGCCCGGAATCTCGGCAAGGGCAAGCGGGTTCGCAAGCAGGTCAACTACAACGACGCCGCTCAGGAGGACCAAG ACAACCAGTCCGAATACTCCGTGGGATcggaggaggaagatgaagacTTTGATGAGCGTCCAGAAG ggcgTCGACAGTCCAAGAGGCAGCTCCGGAACGAAAAGGACAAGCCGctgcctcccctgctggctcgAGTTGGGGGCAACATCGAG GTGCTGGGATTCAACACCCGGCAGCGGAAGGCCTTCCTCAACGCCGTGATGCGCTGGGGGATGCCACCACAGGACGCCTTCACCACGCAGTGGCTGGTGCGGGACCTCAGGGGCAAGACGGAGAAGGAGTTCAA GGCCTATGTGTCTCTGTTCATGCGCCATCTGTGTGAGCCCGGGGCAGACGGTTCTGAAACCTTTGCTGACGGGGTCCCCCGGGAGGGCCTGAGTCGCCAGCAAGTGTTGACCCGAATTGGAGTCATGTCTCTCGTCAAGAAGAAG GTGCAGGAGTTTGAGCACATCAATGGGCGCTGGTCGATGCCCGAGCTGATGCCCGACCCCAGTGCCGACTCTAAGCGCTCCTCCAGGGCCTCCTCTCCTACCAAAACGTCTCCCACCACCCCGGAGGCTTCTGCCACAAACAGCCCTTGCACTTCTAAACCTG ctACTCCGGCTCCAAGTGAGAAGGGAGATGGCGTCAGGACACCTCTTGAAAAGGATGAAGCGGAAAACCAGGAGGAGAAACCGGAGAGGAAGATCGAGAAGATGGAAACAGAG GCCGATGCCCCTAGCCCAGCCCCGTCGCTTGGGGAGCGGCTGGAGCCAAGGAAGATTCCTCTAGAGGAAGAGGTGTCTGGAATAGCAGGAGAAATGGAGCCTGAACCTGGGTAccggggggacagagagaagtcaG AGGATGTGAAAGGGGACCGGGAGCTTCGACCGGGGCCTCCTCGGGACGAGCCACGGTCCAACGGGCGGCGCGAGGAGAAGGCGGAGAAGCCTCGGTTCATGTTCAACATCGCAGACGGCGGCTTCACAG AGCTTCACACGCTGTGGCAGAATGAGGAACGGGCAGCTATTTCCTCGGGGAGACTCAACGAGATCTGGCACCGAAGACACGACTACTGGCTTCTGGCTGGGATTGTCCT CCATGGCTACGCACGGTGGCAGGACATCCAGAATGATGCTCAGTTTGCCATTATCAACGAGCCGTTTAAAACCGAAGCCAATAAGGGGAACTTCCTGGAGATGAAAAATAAGTTCCTGGCCCGGAGGTTCAAG CTCCTGGAGCAGGCGCTGGTGATCGAGGAGCAGCTTCGGCGGGCGGCCTACCTGAACCTATCGCAGGAGCCGGCGCACCCCGCCATGGCCCTCCACGCCCGCTTCGCCGAGGCCGAGTGCCTGGCCGAGAGCCACCAGCACCTCTCCAAGGAGTCGCTGGCGGGGAACAAGCCGGCCAACGCCGTCCTGCACAAGG TTCTGAACCAGCTGGAGGAGTTGCTGAGCGACATGAAGGCGGACGTGACCCGCCTGCCCGCCACGCTGTCCCGAATACCCCCCATCGCAGCCCGCCTTCAGATGTCCGAGCGCAGCATCCTCAGCCGGCTGGCCAGCAAGGGCACGGAGCCTCACCCCACACCG GCCTTCCCCCCGGGTCCGTACGCTACACCTCCGGGGTACGGGGCGGCCTTCAGCGCCGCACCCGTAGGGGCCCTGGCCGCCGCAGGCGCCAATTACAGCCAGATGCCTGCAGGGTCCTTCATCACAG CCGCCACCAACGGCCCTCCGGTGCTggtgaagaaggagaaggaaatggtgGGGGCACTGGTGTCAGACGGGCTGGATCGGAAGGAGCCCCGAGCCGGGGAGGTGATCTGTATAGACGACTGA